Sequence from the Lysobacter capsici genome:
AGCGTTGAGCCACAGCGGCGTGGTGGCGGGCAGTTGCGCGCGCAGGGCCTCGATTTCGTCGAGGTGTTCGTGCATCGCGACCATGCCCACGCTGTGACGCACGCCGCGCCGGTCGAGTTCGCGGCAGCGCGCGACGAACGCGTCGCGGCTGACCTGGCTGGGGTGATAGGTGCACCACAGCGCGAGCTTGTCGCGATCGACCTCGTCGAGCCAGCGCATGCCCACGCACAGATTGGTCTGGATCGCGACCCGGCGCAGATGCGGCAGGTGGCTCAGGCGCGCGATCGCGTCGCGGTAGTGACGGCGCACTAGGCCTTCGCCCCAGGGCGTGAACAGGATCGACAGCGGCATGCTCTGCGCCGCGGTCCAATCGACGAAACGCGCCAGGTCGGCGGCGTCGCGGCGCAAGGCCGCGCGGCTGTCGTAGGTTTTCGCGAACGGGCAATAGCCGCAGTCGTAATTGCAACTGCTCAGCCGGCCGCGATAGAGCACGGACAGATGCATGCTCAGCCCAGCCGGTAGTCGCGCATGCGTTGCGCGATCGCGGCCGAGGTCAGCCACGGGCCGAGGGTGTCGGCGCGCGCGAGGCCTTCGTCGTTGAGCGCCAGCAGCGCGCCGTCGTCGTCGGCCAGGCCGAGTTCGATCAGGTCGCGCAGCTGCGGCAAGTCGTCGAGGCAGTCGGCGCCGAAGCGTTCGCGGTAGCCGGCGTGCTCCAGCCCGGGCCGGATCAGCAGCGACTGGATCACGTAGCGGCGGCGCTGTTCGTCGGCGTCGAGTTCGATGCCGTAATCGGCGCAGGCGAACGAGGCTTCGTCGCGGGCGAGATAGTGATCGAGGATCTCGGCGACGCTGCGCCGGGCCACGCCGTATTCGCTGGAGTAGTGCACCCGGCCGGTGTACGAGCGCGCGCCGCAGCCGATGCCGACCATGCCGTCGCTCTGGCAGCAGTACACCGGCGCGGCCAGGTCGGGCGCGTGCGGCGCGCGGAACATGCGCATCGACACCTGGGTGTAGCCGGCCTGCAGCAGGCGGTCGCGTCCGGCCTGGTACAACGCGAGGCGTTCGTCGAGCGGTTCGGGTTGCAGCACGAAGCCGGTTTTTCCACCGTTCTTGGCCTCGATCCGGCCCAGCCCGGTCAGCGGCCGCACGTACAGCGGATACAGGTACAACTCTTCGGGCGCATGGCTCAGCGCGCTGTCGATCGAAGCCAGGAAACTGGCGACGGTCTGCCCGGCGATGCCGTAGATCAGGTCGAGATTGAGCGTGGGGAAGCCGGCTTCGCGGATAGCGCCGATCGCGCTTTCGACCACCTCGCGTTGCTGCGGCCGCACCAGCGCGCGCACCTCGGCTTCGCTGAAACTCTGGATGCCCATGCTGACCCGGTCGATTCCGGCGTCGCGGCATACGCGCAGTTTTTCGGCATCGACGGTTTCCGGCGACACCTCGATCCCGGCCGGGGTGGCGCGCAGGTCGATGTTGGCGTGGCGTTCGACCATCGCGAACACTTGGCGCAGTTGCTCGGCGTCCAGATACGTCGGGGTGCCGCCGCCCAGGGCGAAGCGCACGAAGCGGTGTTCGCCCAATGCCGCGGCGGTCGCGCGCAATTGATGTTCCATCTGCTGCAGATAGCGTTCGACCTTGGCCGGGTCGGGTCGCGCCAGCGCGAACAGATTGCAGAAGCCGCAGCGGTACGAACAAAACGGCACGTGCAGGTACAGGAACAAGGCGTCGCGGCGTTCGCCGGCCCACAGCTGCGACAGCGGCCGCGGCGGTTCGATCGGCCGGTAGGCGGTCTTGTGCGGGTAGGAATACGAATACGCCTGATACGGCGGCAGGCGCAGCAGGTCGGCCAGTCGCGGCGTGGGATCGCTCGCGTGACTGGCTACGGCGCTCGCGGAGACAGCGGTGTTCATCGGGGCGGCGCTCACGGTGAAATCAGGAAGTGCGCGTACGGCACGGTCATCACGACATCATGCGCCAGGCGGTGGCCGTGGTAGCCGTCCTCGCCGTAGGCGGTGCCGTGGTCGGAGCAGACGATCGCGAAGGCGCGGCCGCGTCCGCGCAAGGCGGCGAACAGCGGCGCGAGCGCGGCGTCGACGTAACGCAATGCGGCGCAATGGCTGTCAAGGCTGTCGTGGTCGGCGCCGGCCAGGTAATGCCGATTGGGCTGGTGCAGGGCCGAGACGTTGATGAAAACGAAACTTCGCCGCTCGCGCAGTTCGGCGCTGCGCAGCCGTTCGCAGGCGAGCGCGACCTGGCGTTGGGTCGAGTCCGCCGCGGTGACGCCGAACTCCGGCTGCCAATGGCTTTCGTCGAACAGATTCGGGAATTGCGAACCCAGCGGGTTGCGCTTGTTGAAGAAGCCGACCCCGCCGATGCAGATGGTGTGATAACCCGCGTCGCGCAGGCCCGAGACGATGTCGGCGCGATCGCGGAACACATAGGTGCCCGGCGCGGTGGTTTCGCTGCCTTCGAAGTCGAGCGCGAACAACCGCGGATGCGGACCCGGTCGCGCCGGCGTGGGCAGGAAACCGGCGAAGAACGCGGCGTGCGCGGCATAGGTGAAGCTGCCCGGCGTATGCCGGCGTTCCCAGCCGCTGGCCGGAAGATACGCGCTCAGCACCGGCAACTCGCCGCGTTCGAAGCAACGCTGGGCGGCATCGAAACGCAGGGTGTCGAGGGTGATCAGCAACAGGTCGTGATCGCCGACGATGCCGCGCATGTCTGGATGATCGTGCTCAGACATGGGCGAACTCCAGCGCGGGTTGCGGACTGGGCCGCGTCTGCAACTGGGCTTGATCCTGGTAAGGCGTGCGGCCTTGCCAGTGCAGGTTGAGCAGCAGATCGCCGAAGGCGTTGGCTTCCAGCACCCAACTGCGGCCGTCGCGCACGATCAGGTCGAAGCCGATCATGCGGCTGCGCGCGAACGCCTGCGCGGCGTGTTCGGTCGCGGTTTCCAGGGTGTGCATGGCCTCGTGGTCGAGCCATTGCTCGGGCGCGAAGCGGCGGTTGCCCAGGTGCAGATTGGTCAAGGGGCTGCGGCTGGCGCGTGCGATGCGCTGGCGCGCTTGGCCGTCGAGCGCGATCACGCGCAGGTCGTAATGACCGCCGGCCGCGTCGGGTGCGCGCGGTTTGGCGATCCAGCGTTCGAGGTAGGCGCCTTGCGCGGCCACCGCGTCGATCAACGCGGCGATCTGCCTGCTGTCGTTGCAGCGGCGCGGACGCAGCGAATTGAATACGCGCAGGCGACCGGCCTGTTCGACCGGTTCGGCCGAGCCGTACAGCGCCTCGCGGCCTTGTCGATTGCGCCGGTAGGCCAGCACGCCCGCGCCCGAGGAGCCGTAACGCGCCTTGATGAAGACCTGGCTGCAGGCGTGTTCGCGCAGACGTTCGCGCAAGTCGTCGTAGCCGTCGATCGCGCCGAACAGCGGTGGGATCGCGACGGAATGAGCCTGAAAGCGCTGCTGGCAGGCGAGTTTGTCGCTCATGCCGGCGATGTCGTCGGGCGGATTGAGGTAGTGCGCATCGGCCGGCAGCCGTTGCAGCAGTTCGGAAAAACCGGCATACCAATAGTGCTGATGGGCCAG
This genomic interval carries:
- a CDS encoding STM4011 family radical SAM protein gives rise to the protein MHLSVLYRGRLSSCNYDCGYCPFAKTYDSRAALRRDAADLARFVDWTAAQSMPLSILFTPWGEGLVRRHYRDAIARLSHLPHLRRVAIQTNLCVGMRWLDEVDRDKLALWCTYHPSQVSRDAFVARCRELDRRGVRHSVGMVAMHEHLDEIEALRAQLPATTPLWLNAYDQRPADYYDDAQIERLQAIDPHFRYNLEPSPSLGAPCLTGESVISVNGDGDVRRCHFVAAPLGNLYDGSFAAHLRARACPNARCDCYIGYAHRSDLPFQRDYAGGVLERIPAMLGAGAMPGTRAIATVGPA
- a CDS encoding STM4012 family radical SAM protein — encoded protein: MNTAVSASAVASHASDPTPRLADLLRLPPYQAYSYSYPHKTAYRPIEPPRPLSQLWAGERRDALFLYLHVPFCSYRCGFCNLFALARPDPAKVERYLQQMEHQLRATAAALGEHRFVRFALGGGTPTYLDAEQLRQVFAMVERHANIDLRATPAGIEVSPETVDAEKLRVCRDAGIDRVSMGIQSFSEAEVRALVRPQQREVVESAIGAIREAGFPTLNLDLIYGIAGQTVASFLASIDSALSHAPEELYLYPLYVRPLTGLGRIEAKNGGKTGFVLQPEPLDERLALYQAGRDRLLQAGYTQVSMRMFRAPHAPDLAAPVYCCQSDGMVGIGCGARSYTGRVHYSSEYGVARRSVAEILDHYLARDEASFACADYGIELDADEQRRRYVIQSLLIRPGLEHAGYRERFGADCLDDLPQLRDLIELGLADDDGALLALNDEGLARADTLGPWLTSAAIAQRMRDYRLG
- a CDS encoding STM4014 family protein produces the protein MIGPRGSRRIDGLQQALRARGLADAQVVDYASLLDEPARALEAIARAPQALVKIESPGEAPALHAALIERGWRRLGEPGPRPHELEHGELAHQHYWYAGFSELLQRLPADAHYLNPPDDIAGMSDKLACQQRFQAHSVAIPPLFGAIDGYDDLRERLREHACSQVFIKARYGSSGAGVLAYRRNRQGREALYGSAEPVEQAGRLRVFNSLRPRRCNDSRQIAALIDAVAAQGAYLERWIAKPRAPDAAGGHYDLRVIALDGQARQRIARASRSPLTNLHLGNRRFAPEQWLDHEAMHTLETATEHAAQAFARSRMIGFDLIVRDGRSWVLEANAFGDLLLNLHWQGRTPYQDQAQLQTRPSPQPALEFAHV
- a CDS encoding STM4013/SEN3800 family hydrolase, whose product is MSEHDHPDMRGIVGDHDLLLITLDTLRFDAAQRCFERGELPVLSAYLPASGWERRHTPGSFTYAAHAAFFAGFLPTPARPGPHPRLFALDFEGSETTAPGTYVFRDRADIVSGLRDAGYHTICIGGVGFFNKRNPLGSQFPNLFDESHWQPEFGVTAADSTQRQVALACERLRSAELRERRSFVFINVSALHQPNRHYLAGADHDSLDSHCAALRYVDAALAPLFAALRGRGRAFAIVCSDHGTAYGEDGYHGHRLAHDVVMTVPYAHFLISP